In Paracoccus sp. SCSIO 75233, one genomic interval encodes:
- a CDS encoding ATP-dependent RecD-like DNA helicase, with protein MTVHLTARLAWHDDGWNGRICEKPDCNTYCVGMHSFPGDVVARERNLALETENAGAPIAKLSGAQIPPCIYSVNAFGSDPIRGYSNPPDFFNGGAVRTEWDIPEATACVWPYEAMYGDDVYDEGGRLDNDRRSANADEFFAEIENDKSLIFYYANYSNPLSDEESPRYALIGVSRVKKIGDRLTYGEVNDHVRERYAGGMIWARNISSHYPNEGLRLPYHRYRDDPETLKRISIFPENPRTCKYGARHLTNDDAIGLLEQFLSAVYELKELGDTSEDWDERAGWILSCIAELWSKRGLYPGLLNVMRILSAEAAILPAKAMMEKGRSKEAHQLFFSAVDDGKEVMEFGLFGKPLQRLSRQWKLKPETGRKLLRDVIARLDLDPAQIDRILSEERTTRAAHGLPADIAEISENPYLLCEGYVGDNPDDTIPWGTVDRGVLPSPELGGPTLADMEFDDPRRLRALCVDQLRREPNQTFRAADAVLAEINTRLAKLPEWKSTVFTERYFEVDRDELEEALVLRSEADRLWLYWKPVYEDERAVEEELTRLGGRADISLARPFTDDDWRAEVRDTKSPLLEKARETYEEAVSAQAEACAAVFRRPFSVVTGAAGTGKTSAICAIIRAVRQTEGDGAPLTVLAPTGKASDRVRAKMHERAIERVATSTVHSFLARGGWLNDNLTFKRAGGKREGSGTIIVDEASMLDLGLMASLVRAIDWRQVRRFILVGDPNQLPPIGRGRVFADTIQWLTKNKPDSIARLTHNLRQLENRIEGKGTAILRFAELFISANARDDGESTSSEGEELLSKVHRGGDVDADLRVTYWDDPADISDTLIRAVEREMADHTGATLDSEKPFELWRAAFEWKPEKYQVLTPHRGELHGVEALNEAIQGRIAVGVISRHGLLDGIALYDKVIQYRNRPQSNPLWAYNFSTGKSERIEVFNGEIGFVQKHGFDKKFLSRLKRFQVKFERKDHLGVGYGGNLTGKGGSESVEANLELAYAISVHKAQGSEFNHTYVVVPKSKGRSLSSELLYTALTRARQHCTLLVQGDISTLLSARRPENAQIGLINSSLFDGFFRAVPDELINRKGWYEEGLIHQALSGDMVRSKSELVIANLLHERGIPFSYEVLLRAPDGTMYLPDFTVTWQGETWFWEHWGMMSSDMYQDHRERKIAWYEKHFPGRLIETFENRKLSLDVAAHIDTKFQV; from the coding sequence TTGACGGTACATCTTACGGCCCGGCTTGCGTGGCATGACGACGGCTGGAATGGCCGGATTTGCGAGAAACCAGACTGCAATACTTACTGTGTTGGTATGCATTCTTTTCCTGGGGATGTTGTGGCCCGTGAGCGCAATCTTGCGCTTGAGACAGAAAATGCAGGCGCACCGATCGCAAAGCTCTCCGGAGCTCAAATACCTCCCTGCATCTATAGCGTAAACGCGTTTGGGTCCGACCCGATCCGAGGATATTCAAACCCGCCTGATTTCTTCAATGGCGGTGCGGTCCGCACGGAGTGGGACATCCCTGAGGCGACGGCCTGCGTCTGGCCCTATGAAGCGATGTACGGCGACGACGTCTATGATGAAGGCGGACGGCTCGACAATGATCGACGCTCGGCAAATGCTGACGAGTTTTTTGCCGAGATCGAAAACGATAAGAGCCTGATTTTTTACTACGCCAACTACTCAAACCCTTTGTCCGACGAGGAAAGCCCACGCTACGCCCTGATCGGTGTATCGCGCGTCAAGAAGATTGGTGATCGCCTTACCTATGGGGAGGTCAATGACCATGTTCGAGAGCGCTATGCCGGGGGGATGATTTGGGCTCGTAATATCAGTTCGCACTACCCGAATGAGGGGCTCCGGCTCCCTTATCATCGCTACCGTGATGACCCCGAGACTTTGAAGAGAATTTCCATTTTTCCGGAGAACCCCCGAACCTGCAAGTACGGTGCGCGCCACCTGACCAATGATGATGCAATTGGGTTGTTGGAGCAGTTTCTCAGCGCTGTCTATGAACTCAAGGAATTAGGAGATACCAGCGAAGACTGGGATGAGCGCGCTGGCTGGATACTCAGCTGCATTGCCGAGCTTTGGAGCAAGCGCGGGCTCTATCCCGGCCTCCTCAATGTCATGCGGATACTCTCTGCTGAAGCGGCGATCTTGCCTGCCAAGGCGATGATGGAGAAGGGGCGCTCCAAAGAGGCGCACCAGCTCTTTTTCTCAGCAGTTGACGATGGCAAGGAGGTTATGGAGTTCGGTTTGTTCGGCAAACCGCTCCAGCGTCTATCCCGGCAGTGGAAATTGAAGCCTGAGACTGGGCGAAAACTTTTGCGAGATGTCATTGCCCGACTTGACCTTGATCCGGCGCAAATCGACCGCATCCTCAGTGAAGAACGAACTACTCGTGCTGCACATGGGTTGCCCGCCGACATCGCGGAAATATCCGAAAACCCGTATTTGCTTTGTGAGGGTTATGTTGGAGATAACCCCGACGACACGATTCCTTGGGGCACCGTCGACCGTGGGGTGTTGCCGTCGCCGGAGCTCGGCGGCCCTACGCTTGCCGACATGGAATTTGACGATCCACGCCGCCTTCGTGCCCTTTGTGTTGATCAGTTGCGGCGGGAACCAAACCAGACTTTCCGGGCGGCGGATGCTGTGCTTGCAGAAATTAATACCCGCTTGGCCAAACTTCCCGAATGGAAATCCACCGTTTTTACAGAGCGTTATTTTGAGGTTGATCGAGATGAGCTCGAAGAAGCTCTTGTTCTGCGCAGCGAGGCCGATCGACTGTGGCTGTATTGGAAACCCGTCTATGAGGACGAACGGGCGGTTGAGGAGGAGCTAACGCGGCTCGGGGGCCGCGCGGACATTTCGCTCGCACGTCCATTCACGGATGATGACTGGCGCGCCGAAGTCAGGGATACAAAGAGCCCGCTTCTGGAAAAAGCCCGCGAAACCTATGAGGAAGCTGTATCTGCTCAAGCAGAGGCTTGTGCAGCGGTTTTTCGGAGACCGTTCTCTGTGGTCACCGGTGCTGCTGGAACCGGCAAGACATCAGCTATTTGCGCAATTATTCGCGCCGTGCGTCAAACCGAGGGTGATGGAGCACCGCTTACCGTTCTTGCGCCTACCGGTAAGGCCTCTGACCGTGTACGCGCCAAGATGCATGAACGCGCTATCGAGCGCGTCGCGACATCAACCGTACACTCGTTCTTGGCTAGGGGCGGTTGGCTTAACGACAACCTCACTTTTAAACGCGCAGGTGGTAAGCGTGAGGGCAGCGGAACGATCATCGTTGATGAAGCTTCCATGCTCGATCTTGGTCTGATGGCAAGCCTTGTGCGCGCCATTGATTGGCGGCAGGTGCGTCGTTTTATCCTGGTTGGTGATCCCAACCAGTTGCCTCCGATTGGGCGAGGACGTGTCTTCGCTGATACGATCCAATGGCTCACAAAGAATAAGCCGGACAGCATCGCGCGCCTGACGCATAACCTAAGGCAACTTGAGAATAGAATCGAAGGTAAGGGCACCGCAATCTTACGCTTCGCTGAACTTTTCATCAGTGCAAATGCGCGCGATGACGGCGAGAGCACATCATCTGAAGGGGAGGAACTACTGTCAAAGGTCCACAGGGGCGGTGATGTTGATGCCGACTTGCGTGTGACTTATTGGGACGATCCTGCTGATATTTCTGACACTTTGATCCGTGCGGTTGAACGCGAGATGGCCGATCACACGGGTGCGACCCTTGATAGCGAAAAGCCGTTTGAACTCTGGCGCGCAGCATTCGAATGGAAGCCGGAGAAATACCAAGTTTTAACACCGCATCGCGGTGAGCTCCATGGTGTAGAGGCTTTGAATGAAGCAATCCAAGGCCGTATCGCGGTGGGTGTTATCAGCCGCCACGGCCTTCTCGATGGCATAGCGCTCTACGACAAGGTCATTCAGTATCGCAATAGGCCGCAGTCAAACCCACTCTGGGCCTATAATTTCAGTACAGGAAAATCGGAGCGCATTGAGGTGTTCAACGGCGAGATTGGCTTCGTTCAAAAGCACGGTTTTGATAAGAAGTTCCTGTCGCGCCTCAAGCGGTTTCAGGTGAAATTTGAACGGAAGGATCATCTCGGGGTAGGGTATGGAGGAAACTTGACTGGAAAAGGCGGTTCTGAAAGCGTCGAGGCTAACCTAGAGCTTGCGTATGCGATCTCTGTTCACAAAGCACAGGGCAGCGAATTCAATCATACCTACGTGGTTGTACCGAAATCAAAAGGGCGGTCGTTGTCCTCAGAGCTTCTTTACACAGCGCTAACGCGGGCCCGGCAGCATTGTACGCTTCTCGTGCAGGGCGATATATCCACCTTGCTGTCAGCACGCCGCCCTGAGAATGCACAGATCGGCTTAATCAATTCCTCCCTGTTTGATGGCTTTTTCCGTGCTGTTCCGGATGAGCTGATAAACCGCAAAGGCTGGTATGAGGAAGGCCTCATTCATCAAGCTCTCAGCGGGGATATGGTACGTTCGAAATCAGAGCTTGTGATCGCGAATTTGCTTCATGAGCGCGGTATTCCCTTCAGCTATGAGGTCTTATTACGTGCGCCGGATGGCACAATGTATCTACCTGATTTTACTGTAACTTGGCAGGGTGAAACATGGTTCTGGGAGCATTGGGGTATGATGTCTTCGGATATGTATCAGGATCATCGTGAACGCAAGATAGCCTGGTACGAAAAGCATTTTCCAGGGCGTTTGATTGAAACCTTTGAGAACCGGAAGCTAAGCTTAGATGTGGCCGCGCACATTGACACAAAATTCCAAGTGTAA
- a CDS encoding CopG family antitoxin translates to MKATEFDERFDAGEDMSAHVDWSKARRLNFEAKRVNVDFPTWVVAGLDRQAAKLGITRQALIKMWIAERLQ, encoded by the coding sequence ATGAAGGCGACTGAATTCGACGAACGCTTCGACGCGGGCGAAGACATGTCCGCCCATGTCGATTGGTCAAAGGCGCGCCGCCTCAATTTCGAGGCTAAGCGGGTGAACGTGGATTTCCCGACCTGGGTCGTCGCCGGTCTGGACCGGCAGGCCGCGAAGCTCGGCATCACCCGTCAGGCGCTGATCAAGATGTGGATTGCCGAGCGGTTGCAGTAG
- a CDS encoding Txe/YoeB family addiction module toxin → MKLVFSDQAWEDYQYWVNTNDKVRDRINELIKQCKRTPFKGTGKPEPLKGDLTGWWSRRISREDRMVYRVSGTGDGQSLEIAQLRFHY, encoded by the coding sequence GTGAAGCTGGTTTTTTCCGATCAGGCCTGGGAAGACTATCAATACTGGGTCAACACCAACGACAAGGTACGCGACCGGATCAACGAGCTGATCAAGCAGTGCAAGCGGACCCCCTTCAAGGGAACCGGCAAGCCGGAACCTTTGAAGGGCGATTTGACTGGCTGGTGGTCCCGGCGGATTTCTCGGGAAGATCGAATGGTCTACCGGGTCAGTGGAACTGGCGACGGCCAAAGCCTAGAGATTGCACAACTGCGGTTTCATTACTGA
- a CDS encoding tyrosine-type recombinase/integrase produces the protein MKTAAETTWNKGRVVGKKPPLTPDQVSLIRMILRQEKALRDLALFNTALDTSFRGSDLVRLRVADVATPAGVREIVEIRQKKTETRNARPVQARLSSGTRDSLRAYLTDFEKPLHGWLFTGQGARWVHTHLSESQLWRLFRSWLDKAHLDPSLYGLHSLRRTFPTHIYQQTGNLRAAQLLLGHASIESTKEYIGTEQAEALEIARKYHL, from the coding sequence GTGAAAACTGCCGCCGAGACCACCTGGAACAAAGGCCGCGTCGTGGGCAAAAAACCTCCTCTGACGCCCGACCAGGTGTCCCTGATCCGGATGATCCTGCGCCAGGAGAAAGCGCTGCGCGATCTCGCCCTGTTCAACACCGCCCTTGATACCAGCTTCCGGGGCTCGGATCTGGTACGGCTGCGGGTGGCTGATGTCGCCACGCCTGCCGGGGTGCGCGAGATCGTGGAAATCCGCCAGAAGAAAACCGAGACGCGCAACGCACGACCGGTCCAGGCGCGCTTGTCCTCGGGCACGCGCGACAGCCTGCGCGCCTATCTCACCGACTTTGAAAAGCCGCTGCACGGCTGGCTCTTCACGGGGCAGGGGGCAAGGTGGGTCCACACCCACTTGAGCGAAAGCCAGCTCTGGCGGCTGTTCAGGTCCTGGCTGGACAAAGCGCACCTCGATCCCAGCCTCTATGGCCTGCATTCGCTGCGCCGGACCTTCCCGACCCATATCTATCAGCAGACCGGCAACCTACGCGCGGCCCAACTGCTGCTCGGCCATGCCAGTATTGAGAGCACCAAGGAATACATCGGCACCGAACAGGCAGAAGCCTTGGAAATTGCGCGCAAGTATCATCTCTGA
- a CDS encoding XRE family transcriptional regulator, which produces MTRHEPFNHLRLILARKRRKMTAIKVAEAAGISRVQLSRIETGQSEPTEETINALAKATRYPVEFFFVGDTYELPAEAVSFRSLKRTSVREREAARAAGEIGVDVGQWLSQEFNLPEPVLPDIGYEPDPAAAARALRQAWGLGEKPIASMIALLEAKGVRVFSLAEETLNVDAFSFWQDGIPYIFLNTMKTAEHGVMDAAHELGHLILHAGGNTLHGRDVEREANAFASSFLMPSEDVRGRIPHAPSVHLILKLKKRWRVSAMALAYRVHRLGLLTDWQYRSMCIDLTQRGYRTGEPDGTERDKSRVWKQVLDHLWQEGKTKETIARALHLPVDEVEKLTFGLAADPVRPIKGQQLRVVK; this is translated from the coding sequence ATGACACGGCACGAACCATTCAACCACCTTCGCCTGATCCTCGCTCGAAAACGCAGAAAGATGACCGCAATCAAGGTGGCAGAAGCCGCAGGGATCTCGCGAGTCCAACTGTCACGCATCGAGACAGGGCAAAGTGAACCGACAGAAGAAACGATCAATGCTTTGGCGAAGGCAACGCGCTATCCCGTCGAGTTTTTCTTTGTAGGGGATACCTACGAGCTTCCAGCTGAAGCCGTGAGTTTTCGCAGCCTCAAGCGCACAAGCGTTCGAGAGCGCGAAGCAGCGCGTGCAGCCGGTGAGATAGGTGTGGATGTGGGGCAATGGCTTTCACAGGAGTTCAATCTGCCAGAGCCTGTGTTACCTGATATTGGCTATGAGCCAGACCCGGCAGCCGCTGCACGGGCGCTTAGGCAGGCGTGGGGCCTTGGTGAGAAGCCGATCGCCAGCATGATTGCGCTTCTTGAGGCTAAGGGAGTACGTGTTTTTTCGCTCGCCGAAGAAACGCTCAATGTGGATGCATTTTCGTTTTGGCAGGACGGGATCCCTTACATTTTCCTCAACACGATGAAGACAGCCGAGCATGGCGTGATGGATGCGGCTCACGAACTCGGGCATCTGATCCTGCATGCTGGGGGAAACACGCTGCATGGACGAGATGTGGAGCGAGAAGCGAATGCCTTTGCGTCAAGCTTCCTGATGCCTTCAGAGGATGTACGCGGGCGCATTCCGCATGCGCCGTCTGTCCACCTGATTCTGAAGCTCAAGAAGCGCTGGCGTGTGTCAGCAATGGCCTTGGCCTACCGAGTGCATCGGTTGGGGCTTCTGACTGACTGGCAATACCGTTCTATGTGTATTGATCTCACACAGCGCGGTTACAGGACGGGTGAGCCGGACGGTACAGAGCGTGACAAGTCGCGCGTCTGGAAGCAGGTGCTTGATCATCTGTGGCAAGAAGGCAAGACGAAGGAGACCATCGCAAGGGCGCTGCATTTGCCGGTAGATGAGGTTGAGAAACTGACTTTCGGATTGGCGGCTGATCCAGTCCGTCCAATTAAGGGACAACAGCTACGTGTTGTGAAATAG
- a CDS encoding ATP/GTP-binding protein codes for MLKRASFTNLTSVPSAEWQFSSGLNVIVGENGLGKSHVLKALYSILKSLTPDGIPVDGTQLERFGKSQLEKRIADELSGNMRPDSLGRLVKRQQGRNRAEISITFEDKRLNTSFGFATNSRSQVEISDLPHISLNKSPVFIPTRELITLCPWFVPLFDSYNVPFEKSWRDTVMLLGAPSLRGPRETKVREFLSPIEAAMGGKVEVDANGRFFLKVNGGKMEAALVAEGLRKFAMLARLISTGILLEQGYLFWDEPETNLNPKLIRVLAQVIVGLADQGIQVFIATHSVFLLREISILTDGRKKPNSRYFALAASGDEEVSHLEQADTIDALETLVLLDEELRQSERYLDAQENG; via the coding sequence ATGCTAAAAAGAGCCTCGTTCACGAATTTAACCAGCGTGCCAAGCGCGGAATGGCAGTTCTCTTCAGGCCTCAATGTCATTGTTGGCGAAAATGGTCTCGGAAAATCCCATGTACTGAAAGCGCTTTACTCGATCCTGAAATCCTTAACTCCTGATGGTATTCCTGTTGATGGTACACAGTTAGAAAGGTTTGGAAAAAGCCAGCTTGAAAAGCGGATCGCAGATGAGTTGTCAGGCAATATGCGTCCTGACAGCCTTGGACGACTAGTGAAACGACAGCAAGGCCGCAACCGTGCCGAAATCTCTATTACATTCGAGGATAAGCGCCTGAATACCAGCTTCGGCTTTGCGACCAATTCTAGGTCCCAGGTGGAAATCTCCGACCTTCCGCATATTAGCTTGAACAAATCACCCGTTTTTATTCCGACACGTGAGCTCATCACCCTCTGCCCGTGGTTTGTTCCGCTCTTTGACTCCTATAATGTGCCTTTCGAGAAAAGCTGGCGCGATACTGTCATGCTGCTCGGGGCCCCCAGCCTTCGGGGCCCCCGAGAGACAAAGGTCCGCGAATTCCTCTCCCCTATCGAAGCCGCGATGGGCGGCAAGGTGGAGGTTGACGCAAATGGGCGTTTCTTCCTGAAGGTGAATGGCGGCAAGATGGAAGCCGCCCTCGTTGCTGAGGGCCTACGCAAGTTCGCAATGCTCGCGCGGCTAATTAGCACTGGTATCCTTCTCGAACAAGGATATCTGTTCTGGGACGAACCAGAGACCAACCTCAATCCCAAGCTGATCCGCGTCCTAGCTCAAGTGATTGTCGGATTGGCCGATCAAGGTATTCAGGTCTTCATCGCGACACACTCTGTGTTTCTGCTGCGTGAAATCTCCATTCTTACCGATGGCAGGAAGAAACCCAATTCCCGTTATTTCGCACTGGCCGCTTCGGGCGATGAAGAGGTTTCACATCTGGAGCAAGCCGACACGATCGATGCGCTAGAAACGCTTGTACTTCTCGACGAAGAACTGCGGCAATCCGAACGATACTTGGATGCTCAAGAAAATGGCTGA
- a CDS encoding WGR domain-containing protein, protein MQTYLEKRQPTKNVARYYRMAVMPNLFGEWTLYREWGRIGQGGQVRMDWFADENQAVAALITLEASKRQRGYWMEPQQLAMFG, encoded by the coding sequence ATGCAAACATATCTCGAAAAGCGCCAGCCTACGAAGAACGTCGCCCGGTACTACCGGATGGCGGTCATGCCGAACCTGTTCGGCGAATGGACGCTGTACCGCGAATGGGGCCGCATAGGGCAGGGCGGTCAGGTGCGGATGGATTGGTTCGCGGATGAAAATCAGGCCGTCGCGGCGCTGATCACACTGGAAGCCTCCAAGCGTCAGCGCGGCTATTGGATGGAGCCTCAGCAGCTTGCGATGTTCGGGTGA
- a CDS encoding type ISP restriction/modification enzyme: MEIVADFGATAKSKLKNAGVSGAPEDQLRAPLETLITQMAELAGLPSGTVVPVGETSLAELKTRPDYAVTFKSMLVGFVEVKAPGKGADPRRFTDKHDQGQWEKLKTLPNLIYTDGNAFSLWQDGELVGKIIQLDGDIETSGNKLNAPPELLARFSDFFQWDPQPPKTALALAEMTARLCRLLREEVTEQLGEGSGPLTNLATDWRKLLFPNATDAAFADGYAQAVTFGMLMARARKIPLKDGLDRVAKELRQTNTLIGTALRLLTDDAENQATLKTSLATLTRVLDAVEWDVISKGDPEAWLYFYEKFLKAYDDELRRKTGSYYTPPEVVMSMVRLVDEALRSSAYFGLVDGLGDQNVTVADPATGTGTYLLGILRRIAEATEEDQGPGAVPGVIEAAIPRLIGFELQFGPFAVAQLRLLAELRDLVGDDFAGHADPMRLYVTDTLGNPYLEDEYIPQILMPLGESRRQANEIKKQEKITVVIGNPPYKNQAAGLGGWVETGSANRPGPLMDWMPPTEWNVGTHTKHLRNLYVYFWRWATWKVFGDGDPAEFDGQRERDQTGVISFITVAGFLNGPGFQKMRADLRAQADEIWVIDCTPEGHQPPVSSRIFQDVQQPVCIVMALRKTKASKDQPARVRYRVLCSGDRTDKFEDLKAITLEGPAWQECATQPRASFLPENIGAWADFVPLEELFTYDGSGVMPGRVWVIAPDKATLEDRWNALVTQKDAKKKASDFHPHMRKGKPGDKHIDKPLKSGLFGHPFRSGPVAVDQNACIPPIRYCFRSFDRQWIIPDGRLINQSNPTLWENYSDSQVFLTALNRSSPSNGPALTFAGAVCDLDHYKGSFGGRVFPLWADAKAAEPNIKPMFVSAVQEATGEKVTGPDVMAYLAAVAAHPAYTASFKDDLVQPGLRIPITSDGELFREAVAIGEEVIWLHTFGDRFTDPSKGRPASLPRLPKGQGPTIPKDGTIPTDPDLMPNEISHDPAKQRLHVGDGFIDNVPAAVWEYEVSGKQVLLHWFSYRKKDRTRTTIGERRPPSSLESIHSDQWLAEYTSELLNVLHILGRLVTLEPHQADLLQHICDGPIITVDALQASGAFDTKGSGKGGKADDRQDALL; this comes from the coding sequence ATGGAGATCGTCGCGGATTTTGGTGCTACCGCCAAGTCTAAGCTGAAAAACGCTGGCGTGTCGGGAGCGCCGGAAGATCAGCTCCGCGCACCCCTCGAAACTCTCATTACCCAGATGGCTGAGCTGGCAGGTCTACCCTCCGGTACCGTTGTGCCAGTTGGGGAGACGTCTCTGGCGGAGCTCAAGACCCGCCCGGATTACGCGGTTACGTTCAAATCCATGCTAGTCGGTTTCGTCGAGGTCAAAGCACCGGGCAAAGGAGCTGACCCGCGCCGTTTCACTGATAAGCATGATCAGGGGCAATGGGAAAAGCTCAAGACGTTGCCCAATCTGATCTATACCGATGGCAACGCTTTCAGTCTTTGGCAGGACGGCGAACTGGTAGGGAAAATTATTCAGCTTGACGGTGACATTGAAACGTCGGGCAACAAGTTAAATGCCCCGCCTGAGCTGCTTGCCCGGTTCTCTGACTTCTTCCAATGGGACCCCCAACCGCCAAAAACTGCGCTCGCGCTGGCCGAGATGACTGCCCGGCTGTGCAGGTTGCTGCGCGAAGAGGTGACAGAGCAGCTTGGCGAGGGGTCTGGTCCCTTGACCAATTTGGCAACAGACTGGCGCAAGCTGCTCTTCCCCAATGCGACCGATGCAGCTTTTGCCGATGGATACGCTCAGGCGGTGACATTCGGTATGTTGATGGCGCGTGCGCGGAAAATACCGCTCAAGGATGGCCTTGATCGCGTGGCGAAAGAACTGCGCCAGACCAACACGTTGATCGGCACGGCACTTCGCTTGCTAACCGATGATGCCGAAAATCAGGCGACTCTGAAAACGTCGCTTGCGACCCTGACCCGGGTTCTCGATGCCGTGGAATGGGACGTGATCAGCAAGGGCGACCCCGAGGCGTGGCTGTATTTCTATGAGAAGTTTCTGAAGGCCTATGATGACGAGCTGCGGCGCAAGACTGGGTCTTATTACACGCCGCCAGAGGTTGTTATGTCTATGGTGCGTCTGGTGGACGAGGCTTTGCGATCAAGCGCCTATTTCGGTTTGGTTGATGGCTTGGGAGACCAGAACGTCACAGTAGCTGATCCGGCCACAGGTACAGGGACATATCTTCTGGGCATTTTACGCAGGATCGCAGAGGCCACGGAAGAGGATCAGGGACCCGGTGCGGTGCCGGGTGTGATCGAGGCGGCGATCCCGCGTTTGATCGGTTTTGAGCTTCAGTTCGGACCATTCGCCGTTGCCCAGCTGCGCTTGTTGGCAGAGCTACGCGATCTGGTTGGCGATGACTTTGCCGGTCACGCCGACCCGATGCGTCTCTATGTGACCGACACTTTGGGCAACCCGTACCTGGAAGACGAGTATATCCCGCAAATTTTGATGCCCCTCGGGGAATCCCGAAGGCAAGCAAACGAGATAAAGAAACAGGAGAAGATCACGGTTGTGATCGGGAACCCGCCCTATAAGAACCAGGCGGCGGGACTTGGGGGATGGGTGGAAACCGGCAGCGCCAACCGGCCAGGGCCGTTGATGGACTGGATGCCTCCAACAGAGTGGAATGTTGGGACGCACACCAAGCATTTGCGTAACCTATATGTGTATTTCTGGAGGTGGGCGACGTGGAAAGTCTTTGGTGACGGTGATCCGGCAGAGTTCGATGGACAGCGTGAGCGCGACCAGACAGGGGTGATCAGCTTTATCACTGTGGCTGGTTTCTTAAATGGCCCAGGATTTCAGAAAATGCGCGCTGATCTTCGCGCGCAGGCAGATGAAATCTGGGTGATCGACTGCACACCCGAGGGCCATCAACCGCCCGTATCGAGCCGCATATTTCAGGATGTGCAGCAGCCAGTTTGCATCGTCATGGCGTTGCGGAAAACGAAAGCCTCGAAAGATCAACCTGCGCGCGTTCGCTATCGTGTTCTCTGCTCTGGTGACAGAACGGACAAGTTCGAGGATTTGAAGGCCATTACCCTTGAAGGCCCGGCGTGGCAGGAATGTGCGACCCAACCTCGCGCATCTTTCTTGCCTGAAAACATAGGGGCTTGGGCGGACTTTGTCCCGCTCGAAGAGCTGTTCACCTATGATGGATCGGGCGTTATGCCAGGTCGTGTTTGGGTGATTGCACCTGATAAGGCGACTCTAGAAGATCGCTGGAATGCACTTGTCACTCAGAAAGATGCGAAGAAGAAGGCCAGCGATTTTCACCCGCATATGCGGAAAGGAAAGCCAGGGGACAAACACATAGACAAACCCCTCAAAAGTGGGCTGTTCGGTCACCCCTTCCGTTCAGGTCCGGTTGCTGTTGATCAGAATGCCTGTATTCCGCCCATTCGGTACTGCTTTCGTTCTTTTGACCGGCAATGGATCATCCCAGATGGTAGGTTGATCAATCAATCAAACCCCACTCTTTGGGAAAACTACTCAGATAGCCAAGTTTTTCTGACGGCACTGAATCGATCCTCACCTAGCAATGGTCCCGCGCTGACTTTTGCTGGCGCAGTTTGTGACCTTGATCACTACAAGGGCTCTTTCGGGGGCCGGGTATTTCCTCTTTGGGCTGATGCAAAAGCTGCCGAGCCTAATATCAAGCCAATGTTCGTTAGCGCGGTACAAGAAGCGACAGGTGAAAAAGTCACTGGCCCTGACGTCATGGCTTATCTTGCCGCAGTTGCAGCACATCCCGCCTATACGGCATCCTTTAAGGATGATCTTGTTCAGCCTGGCTTGCGCATCCCTATCACGTCCGATGGAGAGCTGTTCCGGGAAGCTGTAGCGATCGGAGAAGAAGTCATCTGGCTCCACACTTTTGGGGACCGTTTCACCGATCCGTCAAAAGGCCGCCCCGCCAGCCTACCACGCTTGCCCAAGGGGCAAGGGCCGACGATCCCAAAGGATGGCACTATCCCAACCGATCCCGACCTCATGCCGAACGAAATCTCACATGATCCTGCGAAACAGCGCCTACATGTTGGTGACGGTTTCATCGACAACGTGCCAGCTGCTGTCTGGGAATACGAGGTTTCCGGGAAGCAGGTTCTTCTCCATTGGTTCAGTTATCGCAAGAAGGACCGCACCCGCACCACCATTGGTGAGCGTCGTCCCCCGTCCTCGCTGGAAAGTATCCATTCAGATCAATGGCTGGCTGAATACACGTCTGAACTCTTGAACGTTCTGCACATCTTGGGCCGCTTGGTCACACTGGAGCCCCATCAGGCTGATCTGCTTCAACACATTTGTGATGGTCCGATCATCACGGTGGATGCGCTACAGGCTTCAGGAGCCTTTGATACTAAAGGATCGGGCAAAGGTGGCAAGGCAGATGACCGGCAGGATGCGCTGCTGTAG
- a CDS encoding type II toxin-antitoxin system Phd/YefM family antitoxin yields the protein MDVMTYSDARARLKDVMDRAIHDKQEVVVTRKKGESVVVVSLETWNAVNETLHLLSTPKNASRLRASIAQLDAGTGEERELTE from the coding sequence ATGGATGTTATGACCTACTCAGACGCACGCGCTCGACTGAAGGACGTCATGGATCGAGCGATCCACGACAAGCAAGAGGTCGTCGTGACGCGCAAAAAAGGTGAGTCCGTCGTGGTTGTATCCCTAGAAACCTGGAACGCCGTCAACGAGACGTTGCACCTCTTGTCCACACCGAAAAACGCATCCCGCTTGCGCGCGTCGATCGCGCAACTCGATGCTGGAACTGGCGAAGAGCGTGAGCTGACCGAGTGA